The Paenibacillus sp. FSL R7-0204 genome includes a region encoding these proteins:
- a CDS encoding aldo/keto reductase, which translates to MVKRINVANGALEVSEISLGCMRIADLSPKEAEVHIHSALEVGIDFFDHADIYAGGQAEEVFGNVLAANPGMRDRLMIQAKCGIRNGFFDFSKEHIVSSVENSLKRLQTDYVDVLLLHRPDTLMEPEEVAEAFDDLERRGLVKHFGVSNQNPLQIELLKKNVKQPLLFNQLQLSIMVTGMIDAGFNVNMTNAGSVVHDGGILEYSRLHDMTIQPWSPFQYGFFEGVFLGNEKFPKVNEVINRLAAEKEVTDTAIATAWLLRHPAKMQPIVGTTNTARLLDIAKASSITLSREEWYEIYRAAGNVLP; encoded by the coding sequence ATGGTAAAAAGAATTAATGTCGCTAACGGTGCTCTTGAGGTATCCGAGATTTCACTCGGCTGTATGCGGATCGCGGATCTGTCCCCCAAAGAGGCTGAAGTCCATATCCACAGCGCCCTTGAGGTGGGCATAGACTTTTTCGACCATGCAGATATTTATGCCGGCGGTCAGGCAGAGGAAGTATTCGGTAACGTACTGGCAGCAAATCCCGGCATGCGCGACCGGCTGATGATTCAGGCCAAATGCGGCATCCGTAACGGCTTCTTCGACTTCTCCAAAGAGCATATTGTGAGTTCAGTAGAGAACAGCCTGAAGCGGTTGCAGACTGATTATGTAGATGTCCTTCTCCTCCACCGCCCCGACACCCTGATGGAGCCGGAAGAAGTGGCGGAAGCCTTCGATGATCTTGAACGCAGAGGGCTGGTCAAGCATTTCGGTGTCAGCAACCAGAACCCGCTACAGATTGAACTATTGAAAAAGAACGTTAAGCAGCCCCTCCTGTTCAATCAGCTTCAGCTCAGCATCATGGTTACCGGCATGATAGATGCCGGCTTCAACGTCAACATGACCAATGCGGGTTCTGTAGTCCACGATGGCGGAATCCTGGAATACAGCCGCCTGCATGATATGACCATCCAGCCCTGGTCGCCATTCCAATATGGCTTCTTCGAGGGCGTATTCCTCGGCAACGAGAAATTCCCTAAGGTGAATGAAGTGATTAACCGCCTTGCCGCAGAAAAAGAGGTAACCGATACCGCCATCGCGACCGCCTGGCTGCTTCGCCATCCGGCCAAAATGCAGCCGATTGTCGGCACCACCAACACCGCACGCCTGCTCGACATCGCCAAGGCCTCAAGCATCACCCTCAGCCGTGAGGAATGGTACGAGATTTACCGCGCAGCAGGGAATGTGCTGCCTTAA